From one Streptomyces sp. NBC_01478 genomic stretch:
- a CDS encoding Lrp/AsnC family transcriptional regulator, with translation MTLMDPLDARIILALDDDPDATILALAQTLGVARNTVHARLRRMAADDVLKPVSRRVDPAALGYGLVAFMSLAVSQAEPESVHEGLLDLPEVIEVHYTTGDADLLAHVVAKDTADLHRVTKAILAIDGVDRTSTAISLAEVIPYRPRALLRRLAKSRA, from the coding sequence ATGACTCTGATGGACCCCCTGGACGCCCGGATCATCCTGGCCCTGGACGACGACCCGGACGCGACGATCCTCGCCCTCGCCCAGACACTGGGTGTGGCCCGGAACACCGTGCACGCCCGGCTGCGGAGGATGGCCGCCGACGATGTGCTCAAGCCCGTCAGCCGACGCGTCGACCCCGCCGCCCTCGGCTACGGCCTGGTCGCGTTCATGTCGCTCGCGGTGAGCCAGGCCGAGCCCGAGAGCGTCCACGAGGGCCTGCTCGACCTCCCCGAAGTCATCGAGGTCCACTACACGACCGGCGACGCCGACCTCCTCGCGCACGTCGTCGCCAAGGACACCGCGGACCTGCACCGCGTCACCAAGGCGATCCTCGCCATCGACGGAGTCGACCGGACCAGCACCGCCATCTCCTTGGCCGAGGTCATCCCGTACCGCCCCCGGGCTCTGCTGCGGCGGCTGGCGAAGAGCCGCGCCTAG
- a CDS encoding PDR/VanB family oxidoreductase: MSSDLGSPRANTERLLVRQARWIAHEVLELRLTRPAGGALPAWEPGAHVELTLPSGLRRAYSLCGDAADTETWTVAVHRAPDGRGGSREIHETALVGRELEVRGPVNRFPLVPAPGYLLLAGGIGVTPLLPMARELTARGLPWRLVLGARDRSRLVYAEELTALGGDRVLLVPQDEAGLPDLAAELAAAPPTHAVYACGPQPMLDAVTALCRTAAPAQSLHVERFTAGEEAVPAQLGGPSGEFEVVLARSGLRLTVPADRSVLDVVREKFPDVPYSCEEGYCGTCETPVTAGLPDHRDTVIELSERPTATSMMICVSRCLSPVLELDL; this comes from the coding sequence GTGTCTTCTGACCTCGGCTCCCCCCGCGCGAACACCGAGCGGCTCCTGGTCCGACAGGCCCGCTGGATCGCCCACGAGGTGCTGGAACTACGCCTGACCCGGCCCGCCGGCGGCGCACTCCCGGCCTGGGAGCCGGGCGCGCACGTGGAGTTGACCCTGCCCTCGGGACTGCGGCGGGCCTACTCGCTGTGCGGGGACGCGGCCGACACCGAGACGTGGACGGTCGCCGTGCACCGCGCGCCCGACGGGCGTGGCGGCTCCCGGGAGATCCACGAAACCGCCCTGGTGGGGCGGGAGTTGGAGGTGCGTGGGCCGGTCAACCGATTCCCGCTGGTGCCCGCGCCCGGCTATCTCCTGCTGGCCGGCGGCATCGGCGTCACCCCGCTGCTGCCGATGGCCCGCGAACTCACCGCCCGCGGCCTGCCCTGGCGACTGGTCCTGGGCGCCCGCGACCGCTCCCGGCTCGTGTACGCCGAGGAGTTGACGGCACTGGGCGGCGACCGGGTGCTGCTCGTCCCGCAGGACGAGGCGGGCCTCCCGGACCTGGCAGCCGAACTCGCCGCCGCCCCGCCCACCCACGCCGTGTACGCCTGCGGCCCGCAGCCGATGCTCGACGCGGTGACGGCCCTGTGCCGTACAGCCGCCCCGGCACAGTCACTGCACGTGGAACGCTTCACCGCGGGCGAGGAGGCGGTCCCTGCACAACTCGGCGGGCCGAGCGGGGAGTTCGAGGTGGTGCTGGCCCGTTCGGGGCTGCGGCTGACCGTGCCCGCCGACCGTTCCGTACTGGACGTCGTCCGGGAGAAGTTCCCGGACGTGCCCTATTCCTGCGAGGAGGGCTACTGCGGCACCTGCGAGACACCGGTCACGGCCGGACTCCCGGACCATCGCGACACGGTGATCGAGCTGTCCGAACGGCCCACCGCCACCTCGATGATGATCTGCGTGAGCCGCTGCCTCTCCCCCGTGCTGGAGCTGGATCTCTAG